CTGTGAAGAAGACCATAGGATTCAAAGAAGTTGGATGTATCGCGCTAGAACTACATCCATAACTGTAATGCACTCTGTTAGGAGGAGCGGCAAAGATGGCGAACCAATGGAAGTAAACAGGAAATAGATAACATATCTTTCCATTTTCAGAATAAAATAAGGCACTCAGAATGAAAAGGACATAGGAGTCATTGGCCTTCAGACCTCAGAGATACATTAGCTAAATTACCTCCTCATTGTGCCAAACAAAATACATACAAATTCGCATCAAGTGctctccagaaaaaaaaaagtaggaacacataaaaatagcaaaaaagTAGCAAAAGAGTGCACGCTTAGTACTAACACAAGAGAAAAACACCCTGAACATTTGATCCAGATCAAGGGACCTGAATAAGATTTATTCAACAAAATCAACCATTGCTAACAAAGGAAgaacagaaaataaattatgcaAGAGGAAATGACAGCTATACACTAGAACAAATGTTCAAATTCCAGGTTGCACTGTTTTTCCAGGAATAAACTAAATGCGTGAAGATAAGAACAATCCACATTAGTTAGTTGCACAGAGAACTTACAACACAAGGTTCATCAAGGATAAGAATCTCAGAATTGAACCATGTTACACATAGAAAGGAGCATCAGAGAATAATATGACTGCAACATGACACACTAAGTGTATCAGACGACCGTCGTGAGTATTGCATATGGATTCTCATCACATGGCCCGTAGAAAGAAACAAGCCACTCTTGTCATTTCAATTTGAATAGAACTAGCAGATGGAGGCTATAACAGACTAGAGCAAAAAGGGGGAAAACTATGGACTGTGTTTTTTGGGGAACTGTCAATAATATGTTTTCCAAGTACAAGGGATGGCACATTCCAAAGTACAGATTCACAAATGATATTTTCTGCAAGGACTCACTAGCATATTGCTCTAGAAGCATAGGTTATAATTAAATTAGAGAACAAATCATACAAGAGAAAAGGACATGATGTGTATACACTTGAgcaaatgttcaaaaatcagaTTGAACCATGTTTCCTGGATTAATCTAAACGCATAGACATGTAGAAACCACATTACCGAATAGGGTTACAGAAAAGAatcatcaaagaaaaaaaaaatctcagaaCTGAATAAGTTGCAACAATGGGCATCAGAGAATATATGACTGCAACATAACACACTAAGTGTATCAGATGACCGTCGTGAGTATTGCATATGGATTCTCATCACATGGCCCATATAAGGAAACAAGCCATTCTTGTTGGTTTACAGTTTGCATAGAACTAGCGGTAGCAGAGCATAACACACCGAAgcaagaaagagaggaaaactTTGCATAAGCTCAATAACTTATATCCcgcaattttttctatatatatgtactacAGTTTTAAGGGAAACTGTCAATTACACATGATTCAAGTACACAGAATGGCATATGCTGAGCTACAAGATTCACCGGTGATGTTTTGCAACAGGACTAACAAGCACAGTACCGTAGGAGTATTGTAGGTGAGAGATGAAGTGTGGATTACTAACCTGATGTGGTGCTGCCTGATAAGGACACGTGCATGGTGGATTGACTTGGCCATGCCATTCTTGAAGACGATGGTCTAGAGGCGGCGCTAGAGGAAGTTCTCAACAGTGAGTGCAAGCACGTAATCAAGCTTGTTCTGACCCTCGCCAAGGAGACCATAGCAGTTCATGCGGCGGAGGAGCGCCTCACCCTCGAAGATACGACGGGTGTTGTTCTTCTCATCCAGGGTGAGCAGTTCCATACTCTCCCACCAGCTTCAGCTCAGCATCAAGACGCTCCTTCTCATATGGCCGCCTTGGCTTCTTGAAAGTCTTACCATCTACAGCACGTTAACAGCATAAGCTACACATTACAGTAAGTAAAATCACTACTACACATTACAGTAAGTAAAATCACTAGTGATATTACAGATAACACCAAAATGCGTAGGCACTAGGCAGAACCGCAGAAGTACATTACTCTTGCACCAAAATGTCAAGTGACAGAAATAAATAGCCTAGTCTTAAAATCACAGCAATGGCAATGATCTACCAATAAACGTCACACTGCAGAATAATCCCACATCAGTAAGTGATGTATTTTCCAAGCAAAATCTATATTCTCTTCAGGCTGGTATCAAATTGACAAAAGCATATATCTCGGAGGTCTCACCCACCCCCACCCAATCTGATCTGAGCATTTGCCATACTAACTCGCGTAGAAAAAGAAACCGCATTGCCAAAGCTTCGGGCTTCGAGGATCAGAACATAGCCAATTTCTCTCGTTCCAGTACAATTACCCACTCGTTTACATGGCTAAAAATCATACTACTACTCTTAAACACAGCGCGCCTAGCTCATCAAGTTCAGAACAAGCGGAGAGAACGAAGGCGAAGCATTTCTATGTTGCAGAATAGAACAGGCAACACACATTACAAGAGCAGAGGAGAAGGAAGGGGAGCTTACAGTTGCGGTAGAAGCTCACGTGCGCCATGGCTGCCGCGGCAAGGTGCCGTGGATcgccgagccgcgcgccgccgccggaggaggagaagaagaaggtgtGGAGGGGAGGGTGGTAGAGGCGGCGCACTCAAACAAGAGCTTCGTTATATAGCAGAGCAAACCCTAGTACTGATTTACTGGGCCGGGCTACGTGAGACTTCACTAAGCAGGCCCAATCTACATGGGCCTGATAATTGTAGGACCAATTTACACAGATTTTTTtcgaaaataagtctatttatcATCCCTTATGATTGAGTCATCGACCCCTCGATCACAAAACCGAGTATAAAGACTTGCCCATCTCCGAAAAAACGGTGAGAACGAATAGAGTGACTTTATACCCAATTTTACGGTTGAGAGACGATTCACGCGCGGCCACCGTGGGAGCATCACGGGACCGATTTTGCCAAGCGTCCTTACTGAAAAGAAATCATACAGAATAATCAAAGCATTTCAAACTTTTCTGAATGTCACCTATTTGACCACTTAAAACTGAGATTCAGATATACAGATTAGGTGCTACCCATGAGCACAGTCGCAGATCTCTGTTTCACATTTGCTAAACTTGCAAAGTTAAACGTTGAAACTAAAGGAATTCTCAAATCATTGTGTGGACCTCTCGTTATGTAGTGTACCTAAGATCTACCTATACGGTCTTCCTCGTTAGTGCCAGAAGTACCACTGCTACATTGTTGATCTTGTCTTCCTGGAAACACTGGAAACAGGTTTACTGGCAAAGTGGCCGTTGGTGTTGGGTACCTTGGCTGAGGCCGTGTTACATGGTCAGAAATCCCGTGTTCTTGTGACGGTTCGCTGTCTTCGCTGGTCGCAGACTCAGGGAAGAGCTGAAGTTCTCTTGGCGTGGCGGCATAGTGCTGCTCGATGATAACCGGTAGCTGCTGAGGAAATGCTGCCGTCGTGGTGACTGGTAAATGTGGCAGGTGCTGTACTGGGAACACTCCGGTTGTCGGATAAGGTACCCTGAGAGCTGGTCTGGTGTTTACATGACTCCAAACAGGATTGCCTTCCATCCGCGTCCTAAGCTCGTTTTGAAGCTCCAAGATTTCAGTACGAAGCATGCTGTTATCGTCGTGCAGTTCATTTCTCTCCAATGCAACCTGTTTTGCAGCATGGAAAGTAGGATTATGAATCAGTAGTAAGGTGGCTTTGTTTTCTAAGTAATGATAATTGGAGCCCTATTCTAAGAAACTCTTATCATGATCATATGTACTACTCTACATTTTTCCATATCCATGGTATTATTACTAACCAGACCATGGCCATCAAATTAATTGAAGGAGAACAATTGAGCTAATATTTTGCAAGAAGACAAATAGGACATTCAATTCGGAAGAGCTTACATAATGAGATTCATTCTTCAGTGAACTATTCTCCTTCCGGAGAGATTCCACTTGTGAAAGTAAATCTTTTAGTATTCGTGTAGTTTCACCCAGTACACATGCCTTCCCATTGTTCTGCCTGTCAGGTTCTGGAAAGGAGTTTGCACGTTGCTTAGGAAAATATAATTCCGCATGCAAAAACGATGCAGTTTTGAAACTGAGACAACTAAAAATTAATTAGACAAATGATACTTGCACTCACTATAactgctgctttttttttcctttttgtattTTACGTAAAGGGAAAAGTTAGGTTGTGGCAGATGAAAATGTAAATACTGCTAAATCAATTTCAGCTGCTATATTTCTAGTAGTAACTCGTCCAGAGAGTTTGTAATATCCATCTTAAAATTTAGTAATAGATAAGAACAAACTACTCCTACAAGATTATAAATGGATGTCTCTAGCAGTATTGAAAGTATGTACACTAGATGGAATGACATAAATAAGCATATTTCAGAAAGAAAAATCCAAATGTTGCAATGCAATTGTGCAATCTGAATCATGTTTATGGATTCGCAATTACGAAACAAACACATACCTAGCAAGTTTCCCAGCTCATTAAAGAGGTCATTCTGCTTGTCCCGCTTAAGTTTCTCCCTCTCTGATTTATGGATTCTCTTTGGAGCCTTCTTATCACACTTCTTGTTCACTATACCGCTGCATAGAAAGTTCAAACATCAGTGTGATTGTAAAGCAGTTTGGACAAAAATATTCCTTCATGGAACACCTCAAGATGAAGTAAGGAATTGCTTTTCGATTTGTAGTAGTTCTGGTAGTTAACCCCATTGCAGCAATTAAATTTGCAGtgctacaaaaatataaatggtCCAAACACAACAACAACATTATCCATCTGGCTTTTAAGTTCGTAAATTAAAATATGAGAATTCTTTAATCTGTATGGCAGAAACTCAAATTAGGCTCCTCCAACTCCAAAATTGGACGCACATGATACACATCAACAGGGCCTAAAAGCATTATTTCCATCTCATGGTTTACGTCTCTCATAAAACCAACTCataatatgtcaaaaaaaaacactactAAATTTCCACTTCGTCCCAAAACCAAGAGAGCTAAGAGCAACCCAACCCAATCCATCCAGTTCATACTTTTTCCCCCCTCATCCTCACAAAGCGACGAAGCCATACACGCCCCCCTAGGAAAGCAACAACGACTCACCTCTGGACcagcctcccctcgccgccgccaccagcggcAGCGGCATTCACCCTGTCCCTGGGCACCATCTCGACCTCCCCCTGAAACTTCCCAATCAATCGATCAATCAAACAAACTCTGGTCAATTTCCCCCCACCGCGCGGTGCAGCTCCGGTTACCTCCCAGATCGGAGCCGCGGCGGCCTCCCGGTTCGAGGGTTCCTTGCGCTACTTGtcttcgtcgtcttcctcctcggcctcggCTTCCTCGGCTCGTGGCTGGCTGCAGTGGTTGGGTGGTTgcacgaggaggagggggaaagaaTGGGAGAAAACGATGGGAGGGCGGCGTGCGACGCGCCCGCAGTTTGGGCGAGCGACGGTGACGCGCGTGGGGTGGGCGCGTGGACGCCACCCTCCTCCGCCCACGGGGCCCCGTGTGCCACCAACCCAACCAAACCCGTCACCTCTCACGCCGCCGTCTATTTCTCCAGAGAATCCATTTCTTTAAGGGATTTTAATCCATTTCCGATATTTATTACACTTGGAAGAAAATTTGTAGTACTGGTTGAGATATTTTAGGAGATATAATCGGATTTATAATAATGGGTGTGTTTCATCGTATATTATGTTTGGATGTATCTTTTCATCTGTTTGGCATAATTTTATCTTCAACTTTACTTCTACTTGAACTGAAGCCCAGAAAAATAATTTCAGCTTCACTTAAAAGTATCAAAGCTGAGTTGAGCGCTCTCACGAAATAAATTAGAGAGATAGAACTGGACTTAGGCTACTCTATATCTCTATTCCAAACCTAACTTctatagttaaatttaaagGTTAGAAAGATCTACCAAAAAGATCCTGGTTATTATTATGTATTTGGACCGAGGaagttttctttctttcttttttttctttgaa
The window above is part of the Oryza sativa Japonica Group chromosome 7, ASM3414082v1 genome. Proteins encoded here:
- the LOC9269338 gene encoding LOW QUALITY PROTEIN: small ribosomal subunit protein uS4y (The sequence of the model RefSeq protein was modified relative to this genomic sequence to represent the inferred CDS: inserted 2 bases in 1 codon; substituted 2 bases at 2 genomic stop codons), whose protein sequence is MAHVSFYRNYGKTFKKPRRPYEKERLDAELKLVGEYGXLLTLDEKNNTRRIFEGEALLRRMNCYGLLGEGQNKLDYVLALTVENFLXRRLXTIVFKNGMAKSIHHARVLIRQHHIRVGRQLVNIPSFIVRLESEKHIAFSLTSPLGGSPAVRVKRKNQKASGGGGDGEEEEEKELGHRNLSNMI
- the LOC4343984 gene encoding transcription factor BHLH062-like, encoding MVPRDRVNAAAAGGGGEGRLVQSGIVNKKCDKKAPKRIHKSEREKLKRDKQNDLFNELGNLLEPDRQNNGKACVLGETTRILKDLLSQVESLRKENSSLKNESHYVALERNELHDDNSMLRTEILELQNELRTRMEGNPVWSHVNTRPALRVPYPTTGVFPVQHLPHLPVTTTAAFPQQLPVIIEQHYAATPRELQLFPESATSEDSEPSQEHGISDHVTRPQPRYPTPTATLPVNLFPVFPGRQDQQCSSGTSGTNEEDRIGRS